GACATATACGCCGCTTTTGGAGGCGCCACTTCTTATCGAGGGCACAAAGTCGATGCCAGTCATCTGGCTTGTTGCGATACTTGTCTCAACGTTAGCTGCCCTGCTGATCGGGGTGCTTTCACTGCGCACAGGGGGCGTTTACTTCATCATGATCACGCTCGCTTTTGGGCAGATGTTTTATTATTTCGCGATCAGCTGGTCCGCTTATGGGGGCGAAGACGGGCTCTCTATCTATGTGCGCAATGGTTTCCCTGGGCTGAACACTCTTGATCCGATCCAGTTCTATGGCATCTGCCTTGCGATCTTAAGTTTGGCACTTTTTGTGGCTCATAGGCTGGCGAAGTCGCCTTTTGGTTTGGCGCTTGGGGCAGTGCGGCAGGTTCCGCAACGAGTCGAAACTGTGGGATTGAACGGGATACGCCTCAAGCTTGTAGCTTTTGTGATTTCGGGGGCGATCACAGGTCTTTCTGGAGCGCTCTTTGCTGACCTCAACCGCTTTGTTAGCCCAACGATGTTTAGCTGGCAGCTATCTGGCGAGATTATGGTGTTTATCATCATTGGAGGGGTTGGACGGCTTTTCGGACCTGTGGCTGGCGCGCTTATCTTTGTCGGGCTTGAGCATTGGCTCGGGGGATTGAGCGACTATTGGCATGTCTATCTTGGTTTGCTTTTGTTGCTGATCGTACTCTTCGGACGTGGCGGGATTATCGGGATGATTGCAGGGCGGGAGCGCAGCGATGTCTGAGGCGGTTCTGTCAACCTATGGGCTCAGCAAGTCTTTTGGAGCGCTCAAGGCAAGTGAGGATATTTCGCTTGATCTGCGGGCTGGCGAAATTCACGCGATTATCGGACCGAACGGGGCGGGGAAGTCCACGCTGATTGCACAGATTTGTGGCACGCTCGAGCCTGATGTGGGGCGTGTGGAGCTGATGGGAAGGGATGTGACAGGGCTGAGTGCACGCGCACGTGCCAAGGCGGGCTTGGGGCGGACGTTTCAGATTTCGGCCTTGGCGATGGAAGACACTGTTTTGCAAAATGCGGTGCTTGGGGCGCTGGGTGCAAGCGGGCGGCCATGGCGTTTTTGGACTCCTGCCTTGAAGGACAAATCACTTGTTGCGCGGGCAGATGCGGCGTTGGAGCGTGTGGGGCTAGAGGACTTTCGCAACATGCGCACAGCCGAATTAAGCCACGGGCAGCGCCGCCAACTTGAAGTTGCTGTGGCGTTGACCCTGTCGCCAAAAGCATTCCTGATGGATGAGCCTATGGCGGGCCTTGGCATGGAAGGCAGCCAACGGCTCACTGGGTTTCTATCGGAGCTAAAGCAGGAGGCTCCTATCTTGCTTGTCGAGCATGATATGGACGCCGTTTTTGCGCTGGCGGATCGCATCAGCGTTTTGGTCTATGGCCGTGTGATTGCGACCGGCACAGTCGATGATATCCGTGCAAACCGGGAGGTGCGCGAAGCCTATTTGGGGGAGGAGTCATGAGCCTTTTGACGCTCTCCAAAGTTTCTGCCTCTTATGGTGTCAGCCAAGCGCTGTTTGGTGTTTCTCTTAAGCTGTCTGAGGGAGAAGTCATGGCGCTAATGGGGCGCAATGGCATGGGCAAGAGCACGACGGTAAAGTGCATCTGTCGTATGTTGCCCGCGCAGGGGCAGATTGTCTTTGATGGCCACGATCTTGCGCGCCTTCCAAGCCATCGGGCCGCGAGGCTTGGGATCGGGCTTGTGCCTGAGGGTCGGCGTTGTTTTGCTTCGCTGACTGTCGAGGAGAATTTGGTTGCGGCTGCGCGCAAGGGTCACTGGGATATGTCTCGTGTCACTGCGCTTTTCCCTCGGCTTGCGGAGCGCAAAGATCAGCGTGCAGCATCCCTTTCGGGTGGAGAGCAGCAGATGCTTGCGATTGGGCGGGCTTTGATGACAAATCCGCGCCTGCTTATTCTGGATGAGGCCACAGAAGGGCTTGCACCGATCATCCGTCAGGAAATTTGGTCGGCTGTAGGCTCACTTAAGGCGCAGACGGGGCTGTCTATTCTAGTGATCGACAAGTCCGTGAAGGAGCTGCGTGGTGTTTGCGATAGCGCTGTGATCCTTGAGCGGGGGCGCTCTGTTTGGCGCGGAGCGATGATGGATTTGTCTGATGACATTACCCAGGCGCATTTGGGCGTTTAAGCGGCTGACTGCTCAACCAATGTGATTGCTTCAAATGGGCGCAAGACCGGGTGTGCCGAGAGCATGTGCTCTGGCAGGTGGGCCCGCGATAACGGGCTGAGAAGGCTCTGGTCGTGGTGGTCTGGCTTGCGTCTGATCCGTCCGATAAACAGGCTTTCAAGGGCCGAGCCTGCAGCGAGCAAAGTCTCGTGTTCGGGGAGAACAAGCTGGTGGTAGGTAGTCGTCAGATCAAGATCATGCCAGATCGCCGAGGTGCCGTTGACGAGGTGGCGTGCCGGTACAAGCACCGCTTCGCAGCCGAACATGTATTCTACCATTGGCTTGCTCACGACAAGCTTTTGGTCGGGGGCTACGATGATATCCTTTTGCAGCCCAAAGTA
This genomic window from Lentibacter algarum contains:
- a CDS encoding branched-chain amino acid ABC transporter permease, with the translated sequence MMQERYLNATIFAILVVLPVWAVWTDEPFTITLMTRAAIFALAAVGLNIALGLGGLVSFGHAVFFGLGGYAMGILAYHAQTYTPLLEAPLLIEGTKSMPVIWLVAILVSTLAALLIGVLSLRTGGVYFIMITLAFGQMFYYFAISWSAYGGEDGLSIYVRNGFPGLNTLDPIQFYGICLAILSLALFVAHRLAKSPFGLALGAVRQVPQRVETVGLNGIRLKLVAFVISGAITGLSGALFADLNRFVSPTMFSWQLSGEIMVFIIIGGVGRLFGPVAGALIFVGLEHWLGGLSDYWHVYLGLLLLLIVLFGRGGIIGMIAGRERSDV
- a CDS encoding ABC transporter ATP-binding protein; its protein translation is MSEAVLSTYGLSKSFGALKASEDISLDLRAGEIHAIIGPNGAGKSTLIAQICGTLEPDVGRVELMGRDVTGLSARARAKAGLGRTFQISALAMEDTVLQNAVLGALGASGRPWRFWTPALKDKSLVARADAALERVGLEDFRNMRTAELSHGQRRQLEVAVALTLSPKAFLMDEPMAGLGMEGSQRLTGFLSELKQEAPILLVEHDMDAVFALADRISVLVYGRVIATGTVDDIRANREVREAYLGEES
- a CDS encoding ABC transporter ATP-binding protein, with the protein product MSLLTLSKVSASYGVSQALFGVSLKLSEGEVMALMGRNGMGKSTTVKCICRMLPAQGQIVFDGHDLARLPSHRAARLGIGLVPEGRRCFASLTVEENLVAAARKGHWDMSRVTALFPRLAERKDQRAASLSGGEQQMLAIGRALMTNPRLLILDEATEGLAPIIRQEIWSAVGSLKAQTGLSILVIDKSVKELRGVCDSAVILERGRSVWRGAMMDLSDDITQAHLGV